One region of Pieris rapae chromosome Z, ilPieRapa1.1, whole genome shotgun sequence genomic DNA includes:
- the LOC110993968 gene encoding ubiquitin-conjugating enzyme E2-22 kDa encodes MANIAAKRVKREIKEVVKGGEGLLKLEVVSNSWADLRGEITGPPDTPYEGGIFKLEIKIPETYPFTPPKVRFITKIWHPNVSSVTGAICLDILKDQWAAALTLRTVMLSIQALLAAAEPNDPQDAVVAKQYIENQQMFTLTARHWTNMYANGPTGVWEFNQKVQLLLEMGIDEHKARVALSTYNWDVEDATEQLFS; translated from the exons atggCAAACATAGCAGCTAAACGCGTGAAAAGAGAAATTAAAGAAGTAGTGAAAGGTGGAGAG GGTTTATTGAAATTAGAAGTTGTAAGTAATAGCTGGGCAGATTTACGTGGAGAAATCACGGGTCCACCTGACACACCATATGAAGGTGGTATTTTCAAACTAGAGATCAAAATCCCAGAAACATATCCATTTACTCCACCAAAG GTACGTTTCATAACAAAAATCTGGCACCCGAATGTATCGTCAGTAACTGGTGCTATCTGCTTAGATATCTTGAAGGACCAATGGGCTGCAGCACTCACCCTTAGGACAGTAATGCTATCTATACAGGCATTACTTGCTGCAGCTGAACCAAATGATCCTCAAGACGCGGTCGTAGCGAAGCAATACATAGAAAACCAACAAATGTTTACACTTACAGCGCGACACTGGACCAATATGTATGCAAATGGCCCGACTGGAGTTTGGgaatttaatcaaaaagtACAGTTATTGTTAGAAATGGGTATCGATGAGCACAAAGCGCGTGTAGCTCTTTCAACATACAATTGGGACGTTGAAGATGCTACTGAGCAATTATTTAGTTAG